The Synechococcales cyanobacterium CNB genome includes a window with the following:
- a CDS encoding helix-turn-helix domain-containing protein, producing MDMAQQATPGMSVSVGDLVRDARRARRLTLEQLAERVGCSKSYLSAVENTRCGPPSEALLRRLEEALFLKPETLMRAAGWETATPAIRRELGTLRQDRAAAQRLAELLAGSLDDAYRSGELRRLIERLAPASPEPVALPFEVPLINRVAAGYPREFTDLGYPARVADEYVRCPDLADPDAFAARVVGDSMLPDYREGDVVVFSPARTVRSGADCFARIEPDHETTFKRVYLETDAAGRELIRLQPLNPSYPPRVLPREHVAGLYPAVSVMRAIP from the coding sequence ATGGACATGGCGCAGCAAGCGACACCGGGCATGAGCGTTTCGGTTGGCGACCTGGTCCGCGATGCGCGGCGGGCGCGCCGTCTGACGCTGGAGCAGTTGGCGGAGCGCGTGGGGTGTTCGAAAAGTTACCTGTCGGCGGTGGAAAACACGCGCTGCGGGCCGCCGAGCGAGGCACTGCTGCGCCGGCTGGAAGAGGCGTTGTTCCTGAAGCCGGAAACGCTGATGCGAGCGGCGGGGTGGGAGACCGCAACGCCCGCGATCAGGCGTGAACTTGGCACACTCCGCCAGGATCGGGCCGCGGCGCAGCGGCTCGCTGAGTTGCTGGCAGGCTCGCTGGACGATGCCTACCGATCGGGCGAGTTGCGCCGGTTGATCGAGCGGCTTGCGCCGGCGTCACCCGAGCCGGTCGCGCTGCCGTTTGAGGTGCCGTTGATCAACCGGGTGGCCGCCGGGTATCCGCGCGAGTTCACCGATCTCGGGTACCCGGCGCGTGTTGCGGACGAGTACGTACGCTGCCCGGACCTGGCGGACCCGGACGCATTCGCGGCGCGAGTGGTGGGCGACTCGATGCTGCCGGACTACCGGGAGGGGGACGTGGTGGTGTTCAGCCCGGCGCGGACGGTGCGATCGGGCGCGGACTGCTTCGCCCGGATCGAGCCGGACCACGAGACGACGTTCAAGCGCGTGTACCTGGAGACGGACGCGGCGGGGCGGGAGTTGATCCGGCTGCAGCCGCTGAATCCGTCGTATCCGCCGCGGGTGCTGCCGCGCGAGCACGTGGCGGGGCTGTACCCGGCGGTTTCGGTGATGCGCGCGATTCCCTGA
- a CDS encoding GNAT family N-acetyltransferase, producing MTNTGNPVIEPGTMHDYDALSVFHYRAGPPATAARARNGAPAVLRARDADSGSLAGVLVVSMPTLNGSWRDLAWPGRYSTGDKRRDAARINAELRCISRVVVDPRWRGLGVARRLVRAYLDAPLTPATEALAAMGSVCPFFERAGMTAYCLPPAPQDARLLDALWECGVEPWSLLDARLARRTLDRRPWLERELRAWARGSPATRRHAGAAAPSLARLAAARVSVRMTAYAAVGEA from the coding sequence ATGACGAACACCGGGAACCCCGTCATCGAACCGGGCACGATGCACGACTACGACGCGCTCTCCGTCTTCCACTACCGAGCCGGCCCGCCCGCGACGGCCGCCCGTGCCCGCAACGGCGCACCCGCCGTCCTGCGCGCCCGCGACGCCGATTCCGGATCGCTTGCCGGCGTTCTCGTCGTCTCCATGCCCACGCTGAACGGTTCTTGGCGAGATCTCGCCTGGCCGGGGCGCTACTCGACGGGCGACAAGCGCCGCGACGCCGCGCGCATCAACGCCGAGCTCCGTTGCATCTCGCGTGTCGTCGTCGATCCGCGCTGGCGAGGCCTTGGCGTGGCCCGCAGGCTCGTCCGCGCCTACCTCGACGCCCCGCTCACGCCCGCCACCGAGGCTCTTGCCGCGATGGGCAGCGTCTGCCCGTTCTTCGAGCGCGCAGGGATGACCGCCTATTGTCTCCCGCCCGCGCCGCAAGACGCTCGCCTGCTCGACGCCCTCTGGGAATGCGGCGTCGAGCCGTGGTCGCTCCTCGACGCCAGGCTCGCGCGGCGCACGCTCGACCGCCGACCGTGGCTCGAACGCGAGCTGCGCGCTTGGGCGCGCGGCTCGCCAGCCACGCGCCGCCACGCCGGCGCGGCAGCGCCCTCGCTCGCGCGCCTCGCCGCCGCCCGTGTTTCCGTCCGCATGACCGCCTACGCCGCGGTCGGGGAGGCATGA
- a CDS encoding Na+/H+ antiporter subunit C: protein MKLLLALLVGGLFAAGIYLIVRRSIVKLIMGLILLSHGANLLIFASGGLVRAQAPLVETGALTPDTPHADPVPQALILTAIVIGFGVVAFMMVLVSRAYRAVGTDDTDEFTGTDH, encoded by the coding sequence ATGAAACTCCTCCTGGCGTTGCTGGTGGGCGGGCTGTTCGCGGCAGGGATCTACCTGATCGTGCGCCGGAGCATCGTGAAACTCATCATGGGGCTGATTCTCTTGAGCCACGGGGCGAACCTGCTGATCTTCGCGTCCGGCGGGCTGGTGCGGGCGCAGGCGCCGCTGGTGGAAACGGGTGCTCTGACGCCGGATACGCCGCACGCGGACCCGGTGCCGCAGGCGTTGATCCTGACGGCGATCGTGATCGGGTTCGGCGTAGTGGCATTCATGATGGTGCTGGTGAGCCGGGCCTACCGGGCGGTGGGCACGGACGACACGGACGAGTTCACGGGGACGGACCATTGA
- a CDS encoding guanylate kinase has translation MGAGEQDNPGATRRRLPTDTPDGMLLIISGPSGVGKTSITRGVERSIADSVFSVSATTRPKTEADVEGVDYHFVTDAEFERMRAAGEFLESAEVFGRKYGTPRRWVEEQLARGRLVILEIDVQGARQVKAAMPEAFGLFVLPPGEEALLERLRARKREPEEAIRRRFAEARREIAEARGSGVYDHFLVNDDLARAIREAVETVREERTRRTDNRNQH, from the coding sequence ATGGGCGCGGGCGAGCAGGATAATCCGGGGGCGACGCGGCGGCGTCTGCCGACTGACACGCCGGACGGGATGCTGCTGATCATCTCGGGGCCGTCGGGCGTCGGGAAGACGTCGATCACGCGCGGCGTGGAGCGGTCGATCGCGGACTCGGTCTTCTCCGTATCGGCGACGACGCGGCCGAAGACGGAAGCGGACGTCGAGGGTGTGGACTACCACTTCGTGACCGACGCGGAGTTCGAGCGGATGCGGGCTGCGGGAGAGTTCCTGGAGTCCGCCGAGGTCTTCGGGCGGAAGTACGGCACCCCGCGACGGTGGGTGGAGGAGCAACTGGCCAGGGGTCGGCTGGTGATCTTGGAGATCGACGTGCAGGGGGCACGGCAAGTAAAGGCGGCCATGCCCGAGGCGTTCGGGCTGTTCGTGCTGCCGCCGGGAGAGGAGGCCCTGCTGGAGCGGCTTCGTGCCCGCAAGCGCGAACCCGAGGAGGCGATCCGGCGACGGTTCGCCGAGGCCCGTCGCGAGATCGCAGAGGCCCGTGGGAGCGGGGTTTACGATCACTTTCTCGTGAACGACGACCTGGCGAGAGCGATCCGGGAGGCTGTCGAGACGGTTCGGGAGGAACGGACAAGACGGACGGATAACCGGAACCAGCACTGA
- a CDS encoding GDP-L-fucose synthase has product MPGGFDWSDKRVIVTGGAGFVGREVCRLLRERGVSDDRLFVPRRRDYDLTDAAQVGRLYREAFRHGKADLVLHLAAEVGGIGANRRSPGRFFFANMAMALNLIEGARLDGLPERGGKFVQVGSICSYPKFTPVPFREEELWNGYPEETNAPYGIAKKAAGEMLAAYGRQYAMRGAYVLPVNLYGPWDNFDPESSHVVPALIRKCAEAKQRGDAKIVCWGTGTATREFLYVDDAAAGIVRAAETMDEPTPINLGAGSEISIRDLVALIVKATRFQGAIEWDTTKPDGQPRRSLDTSRAATLLGWKAKVGLEEGLRRTVAWYEEQGQGK; this is encoded by the coding sequence ATGCCGGGCGGGTTCGACTGGTCCGACAAGCGGGTCATCGTCACGGGGGGGGCGGGCTTCGTCGGACGCGAGGTCTGCCGCCTCCTCCGCGAGCGAGGCGTCTCCGACGATCGCCTCTTCGTCCCCCGACGACGCGACTATGACCTCACCGATGCGGCACAGGTCGGGCGGTTGTACCGCGAGGCGTTCCGGCACGGCAAGGCGGACCTCGTGCTCCACCTGGCCGCGGAGGTCGGCGGCATCGGGGCGAACCGACGCAGCCCGGGCCGCTTCTTCTTCGCCAACATGGCCATGGCGCTCAACCTCATCGAGGGCGCACGCCTCGACGGCCTGCCCGAGCGCGGCGGCAAGTTCGTCCAGGTCGGGTCCATCTGCTCATACCCGAAGTTCACGCCCGTCCCCTTCCGCGAAGAGGAACTCTGGAACGGCTACCCCGAGGAGACCAACGCCCCATACGGCATCGCCAAGAAGGCCGCGGGCGAGATGCTCGCCGCCTACGGCCGCCAGTACGCCATGCGCGGCGCCTACGTGCTGCCGGTGAACCTCTACGGCCCGTGGGACAACTTCGACCCCGAGTCCAGCCACGTCGTCCCCGCCCTCATCCGCAAGTGTGCCGAGGCGAAGCAGCGCGGCGACGCGAAGATCGTCTGCTGGGGGACGGGAACGGCGACGCGCGAGTTCCTCTACGTCGACGACGCCGCGGCCGGCATCGTCCGCGCCGCCGAGACCATGGACGAGCCGACCCCCATCAACCTCGGCGCGGGCAGCGAAATCTCCATCCGCGACCTCGTCGCCCTCATCGTCAAGGCCACCCGCTTCCAGGGCGCGATCGAATGGGACACCACCAAGCCCGACGGCCAGCCGCGCCGATCCCTCGACACCTCCCGCGCGGCGACGCTGCTGGGGTGGAAGGCGAAGGTCGGGCTTGAGGAAGGGCTGCGGCGGACGGTGGCGTGGTACGAGGAGCAGGGGCAGGGGAAGTAG
- a CDS encoding Na+/H+ antiporter subunit E produces MRLLVWNVVLALLWAATMENFSAPSLAVGYAIGFVVLLLMRSVLQENKYFRDAWELLGLALYFVVELVLANFKMAYYTVMPLNRMRPGVIAVPLEPMNETELTVLSNLITLTPGTLSVDIEECDRTGRRTLYVHVMSYTDPEVIRYDIKSGFERRVLKALR; encoded by the coding sequence GTGAGACTGCTGGTCTGGAACGTCGTGCTGGCGCTGCTCTGGGCGGCGACGATGGAGAACTTCTCCGCGCCGAGCCTGGCCGTGGGCTACGCGATCGGGTTCGTGGTGCTGCTGCTGATGCGGTCGGTGCTGCAGGAGAACAAGTACTTCCGGGACGCGTGGGAGCTGCTCGGGCTGGCGCTGTACTTCGTGGTGGAACTGGTGCTGGCGAACTTCAAGATGGCGTACTACACGGTGATGCCCCTGAACCGGATGCGCCCCGGTGTGATCGCGGTGCCACTGGAGCCGATGAACGAGACGGAGCTGACGGTGCTGTCGAACCTCATCACGCTGACGCCCGGCACGCTGAGCGTGGACATCGAGGAGTGCGACCGGACCGGCCGGCGAACGCTGTACGTGCACGTGATGTCGTACACGGATCCCGAGGTGATCCGGTACGACATCAAGTCGGGGTTCGAGCGGCGCGTGCTGAAGGCTTTGCGATGA
- a CDS encoding Na+/H+ antiporter subunit G, translated as MLVVGAIFGLLGAVGVVRMPDLFTRLQASTKAGTLGVLFLVVAAAVHFGEMGVAVRALLVVAFLFLTAPVAAHVICRAAYSVRTPLWERTGIDELREARGRNPGEERD; from the coding sequence ATGCTGGTCGTCGGTGCGATCTTCGGGCTGCTGGGCGCGGTGGGCGTGGTTCGGATGCCGGACCTGTTCACGCGCCTGCAGGCCTCGACGAAAGCCGGGACGCTGGGGGTGCTGTTCCTGGTGGTGGCGGCCGCGGTGCACTTCGGCGAGATGGGGGTAGCCGTGCGCGCACTGCTGGTGGTTGCGTTCCTGTTCCTGACCGCGCCGGTGGCGGCGCACGTCATCTGCCGCGCAGCGTACTCGGTTCGCACGCCCCTCTGGGAGCGGACGGGGATCGATGAGTTGCGGGAGGCACGCGGCAGGAATCCGGGCGAAGAAAGGGACTGA
- a CDS encoding putative monovalent cation/H+ antiporter subunit A, protein MLLAVLSGFVLAPFAPAIHRALGRFSGWVIAVLPASLAALFLSLAARGEGAVVESHAWTPGLGADLHLRMDGLSLLMVTLIAGIGAAIFVYAGGYLTGHRHLGRIYAYLLMFMGSMLGVVLADNLIVLFVFWELTSVSSYLLIGFDHADEKARKSALQALLVTGLGGLAILAGALMLGSVAGDMRISHLLLHREAIREHGLYVPIVLLLVFGAFTKSAQFPFHFWLPSAMAAPTPVSAYLHSSTMVKAGIYLLARLTPSLGESELWNGLLTWFGAATMLIGAWLAFRQTTMKLILAYSTVSALGTIVMALGVGTTYAVEAAMVFLLAHAFYKGALFMMAGAIDHETGEKDVTKLGGLRRSMPMLAAAGALAALSMAGVPPMVGFIAKELAIKAVLPDADSGREGYALTVMFVAAAALGVAVALRVGFAPFFGAQRETKREAHEPPPSLLLGPGALASLGLAAAVAPGMFATPLVEPAAAAALNAQAHPHVALWHGLNLALALSGAALVLGVALFRSQWAIVRTAEPATRPLDAIGPSRLYEHALAATLGFADAQTRVLQSGSLRRYAFMTFGVLVLAVGATFMLRTPLDALPDVGDARPYEIGLVLLLLIGAWFTAVARNRLAAIAGLGLVGYGIAIIFVLFGAPDLALTQVCIETLAVVLLVLVFYMLPDFRNFSTRREKLRDLLVALAGGAAMAALVLVVADHRPDMTVSDFYAANSYPRAHGRNVVNVILVDFRALDTMGEIVVLVVAAVGVYALMKLDPTTREGATKAGQNGGER, encoded by the coding sequence CTGCTGCTCGCGGTGCTTTCGGGGTTTGTCCTCGCGCCCTTCGCGCCGGCGATTCACCGTGCGCTGGGGAGATTCTCGGGGTGGGTGATCGCGGTGTTGCCGGCGTCGCTGGCCGCGTTGTTTCTCTCGCTGGCGGCGCGGGGCGAGGGAGCGGTGGTCGAATCGCACGCCTGGACGCCGGGCCTCGGGGCGGACCTGCACCTGCGGATGGACGGCCTCTCGCTGCTGATGGTGACGTTGATCGCGGGGATCGGAGCGGCGATCTTCGTGTACGCGGGGGGGTACCTCACCGGGCACCGGCACCTCGGGCGCATCTACGCCTACCTGCTGATGTTCATGGGGTCGATGCTGGGGGTGGTGCTGGCGGACAACCTGATCGTGCTGTTCGTGTTCTGGGAACTGACGAGCGTCAGTTCGTACCTGCTGATCGGGTTCGACCACGCGGACGAGAAGGCGCGCAAGTCCGCGCTGCAGGCGCTGCTGGTGACGGGGCTTGGCGGGCTGGCGATCCTGGCTGGCGCGCTGATGCTCGGGTCGGTGGCGGGGGACATGCGCATCTCGCACCTGCTACTGCACCGGGAGGCGATCCGGGAGCACGGGCTGTACGTGCCGATCGTGCTGCTGCTGGTGTTCGGGGCGTTCACGAAGTCGGCGCAGTTCCCGTTCCACTTCTGGCTGCCGTCGGCGATGGCCGCCCCGACGCCGGTGAGCGCGTACCTGCACTCATCGACGATGGTGAAAGCGGGGATCTATCTGCTCGCGCGGCTGACGCCATCGCTGGGCGAGAGCGAGTTGTGGAACGGGCTGCTGACGTGGTTCGGGGCGGCGACGATGCTGATCGGGGCGTGGCTCGCGTTCCGGCAGACGACGATGAAGCTCATCTTGGCGTACTCGACGGTGAGCGCGCTGGGCACGATCGTGATGGCGCTGGGTGTGGGAACGACCTACGCGGTCGAGGCGGCGATGGTGTTCCTGCTGGCGCACGCCTTCTACAAGGGCGCGCTGTTCATGATGGCGGGAGCGATCGACCACGAGACCGGCGAAAAGGACGTGACAAAGCTCGGCGGGCTTCGGCGCTCGATGCCGATGCTGGCTGCGGCGGGCGCGCTGGCAGCGCTGTCGATGGCGGGCGTACCCCCGATGGTCGGATTCATCGCGAAGGAACTGGCGATCAAGGCGGTCCTGCCGGACGCGGACTCGGGCCGCGAGGGATACGCGCTGACCGTGATGTTCGTGGCGGCGGCCGCGCTGGGGGTGGCGGTGGCGCTGCGGGTGGGGTTCGCGCCGTTCTTCGGGGCGCAGCGCGAGACGAAGCGCGAGGCCCACGAGCCCCCACCCTCGCTGCTGCTGGGGCCCGGCGCGCTGGCGTCGCTCGGGCTTGCGGCGGCGGTGGCGCCGGGGATGTTCGCGACGCCGCTGGTGGAGCCGGCTGCGGCGGCCGCGCTGAACGCGCAGGCGCACCCGCACGTGGCGCTCTGGCACGGGCTGAACCTCGCGCTCGCGTTGAGTGGAGCGGCGCTCGTGCTGGGCGTGGCGCTGTTCCGGTCGCAGTGGGCGATCGTGCGCACGGCGGAGCCCGCGACGCGGCCGCTCGACGCGATCGGACCGTCGCGGCTCTACGAGCACGCGCTGGCCGCGACACTCGGGTTCGCCGACGCGCAGACGCGGGTGCTGCAATCAGGCTCGCTGCGTCGCTACGCGTTCATGACCTTCGGCGTGCTGGTGCTCGCGGTCGGCGCGACCTTCATGCTCCGCACGCCGCTGGATGCGCTGCCGGACGTCGGCGACGCGCGGCCGTACGAGATCGGGCTGGTCCTGCTGCTCCTGATCGGGGCATGGTTCACGGCGGTGGCGAGGAACCGGCTGGCCGCGATCGCGGGGCTGGGGCTGGTCGGGTACGGGATCGCGATCATCTTCGTCCTGTTCGGCGCGCCGGACCTGGCGCTCACGCAGGTGTGCATCGAGACGCTGGCGGTGGTGCTGCTCGTGCTGGTCTTCTACATGCTGCCGGATTTCCGCAACTTCTCCACGCGCCGCGAGAAACTGAGGGACCTGCTGGTCGCGCTCGCGGGCGGGGCGGCGATGGCGGCGCTGGTGCTCGTGGTCGCGGATCACCGACCGGACATGACGGTGTCGGACTTCTACGCGGCCAACAGCTACCCCCGTGCGCACGGGCGGAACGTGGTGAACGTGATCCTGGTTGACTTCCGCGCGCTGGACACGATGGGCGAGATCGTGGTGCTGGTGGTGGCGGCGGTGGGCGTCTATGCCCTCATGAAACTGGACCCGACGACACGCGAGGGAGCGACGAAGGCCGGGCAGAACGGGGGCGAGCGATGA
- a CDS encoding cation:proton antiporter → MNEISATILEHTLHVVMAVVGLSVVLASIRLLRGPSLPDRVVALDLIGTLAVGGTAVYAILEDEPIYMMVSVVIALLMFVGTVAFAYYLQKGTPK, encoded by the coding sequence ATGAACGAAATCAGCGCGACAATCCTGGAGCACACGCTGCACGTCGTCATGGCGGTGGTCGGGCTGTCGGTGGTGCTCGCTTCGATCAGGCTGCTCCGCGGCCCGAGCCTGCCGGACCGGGTCGTCGCGCTGGACCTGATCGGGACGCTCGCGGTGGGCGGAACGGCGGTGTACGCCATCCTGGAGGACGAGCCGATCTACATGATGGTGTCGGTGGTGATCGCGCTGCTGATGTTCGTGGGGACCGTGGCGTTCGCGTACTACCTGCAGAAGGGGACGCCCAAGTGA
- a CDS encoding Na+/H+ antiporter subunit B — protein MNSTILQTATRYLLPLLLVFSIVVMLQGHNKPGGGFIGGLIGAAGFALHGMAFGPRATRTALRADLVVVMALGLAFALVAGCLALASGQSFLTGLWVSVPFPGFGEVKVGTPLVFDIGVYFVVIGVVMTIVLSLLEENA, from the coding sequence ATGAACTCGACCATCCTCCAGACCGCGACGCGGTACCTGCTGCCGCTGCTGCTGGTGTTCTCGATCGTGGTCATGCTCCAGGGGCACAACAAGCCGGGTGGGGGGTTCATCGGCGGGCTGATCGGGGCGGCGGGCTTCGCGCTGCACGGGATGGCGTTCGGTCCGCGGGCCACGCGCACCGCGCTGCGGGCGGACCTGGTGGTGGTGATGGCGCTGGGGCTGGCGTTCGCGCTGGTGGCGGGGTGCCTGGCGCTCGCGTCCGGGCAGTCGTTCCTGACCGGGTTGTGGGTGAGCGTGCCGTTCCCGGGGTTCGGCGAGGTGAAGGTGGGCACGCCGCTGGTGTTCGACATCGGCGTCTACTTCGTGGTGATCGGGGTGGTGATGACGATCGTGCTCTCGCTGCTGGAGGAGAACGCATGA
- a CDS encoding Na+/H+ antiporter subunit D, with product MNALSILPVLIPLGTACLGMLGHRSLRAQQTVSIAGAVALVLVAVALLARTATGEILTMDSGGWRAPFGITFVADAFGAIMVLLAAVTGLAVVVYSVASVDLPRKRFLYYPLTHVLLAGVCGAFLTGDIFNLYVCFEILLLSSFVLLSLGSERGQLEGAIKYVTLNLISSAIFLSASGLLYGTLGTLNMAHLSVRAAEAVAEGRGHVVTIVAMLFMVSFGIKAAVFPLFFWLPASYHTPPFAVSALFAGLLTKVGVYAIVRVFTLIFVHDTGYTHTILLWVAALTMVSGVLGAAAQTEFRRVLSFHIISQIGYMILGVALLTPLAVAGTVFYITHHIVVKANLFLVAGVAHRIRGTSDLGRAGRAGVYASAPFVALLFMIPAMSLAGVPPLSGFWAKLILIRAALDERAYLYVAVALLVGIMTLFSMTKIWAEAFWKSPEEEEEGEPPVKADRTPMGMLAPIASLAAITVAIGLAAQPVFEFSLLAAGQLLNPEVYVGAVLGEAFVTPARGVEP from the coding sequence TTGAACGCGCTGTCGATCCTGCCGGTCCTGATCCCGCTCGGAACGGCGTGCCTGGGCATGCTCGGGCACCGGTCACTGCGCGCCCAGCAGACGGTGAGCATCGCCGGTGCGGTCGCCCTGGTGCTCGTGGCGGTCGCGCTGCTGGCGCGGACGGCGACGGGTGAAATCCTGACGATGGACTCGGGCGGGTGGCGCGCGCCCTTCGGCATCACCTTCGTGGCGGACGCGTTCGGGGCGATCATGGTCCTGCTCGCCGCGGTGACGGGTCTGGCGGTGGTGGTGTACTCGGTGGCGAGCGTGGACCTGCCCCGCAAGCGGTTCCTGTACTACCCGCTGACGCACGTGCTGCTGGCCGGCGTGTGCGGGGCGTTCCTGACGGGAGACATCTTCAACCTCTACGTGTGCTTCGAGATCCTGCTGCTCTCGTCGTTCGTGCTGCTCTCGCTGGGGAGCGAACGGGGGCAGCTGGAGGGGGCGATCAAGTACGTGACGCTGAACCTGATCTCCTCGGCGATCTTCCTGTCGGCATCGGGGCTGCTCTACGGGACGCTCGGGACGCTGAACATGGCGCACCTCTCCGTGCGCGCGGCGGAGGCGGTGGCGGAAGGCCGAGGGCACGTCGTGACGATCGTGGCGATGCTGTTCATGGTGTCGTTCGGGATCAAGGCGGCGGTCTTCCCGCTGTTCTTCTGGCTGCCGGCGAGCTACCACACGCCGCCGTTCGCGGTGTCAGCGCTCTTCGCGGGGCTGCTGACGAAGGTCGGCGTGTACGCCATCGTGCGCGTGTTCACCCTGATCTTCGTGCACGACACGGGATACACGCACACGATCCTGCTGTGGGTGGCCGCGTTGACGATGGTTTCGGGCGTGCTTGGCGCGGCGGCGCAGACCGAGTTTCGGCGAGTGCTCTCGTTCCACATCATCAGCCAGATCGGGTACATGATCCTCGGGGTCGCGCTGCTCACGCCGCTGGCGGTGGCGGGAACGGTCTTCTACATCACGCACCACATCGTGGTGAAGGCGAACCTGTTCCTGGTGGCCGGGGTGGCGCACCGGATCCGAGGGACTTCGGACCTCGGGCGAGCGGGGCGAGCGGGGGTGTATGCGAGCGCGCCGTTCGTGGCGCTGCTGTTCATGATCCCGGCGATGTCGCTGGCGGGCGTGCCGCCGCTCTCGGGATTCTGGGCGAAACTGATCCTGATCCGCGCTGCGCTGGACGAACGGGCGTACCTGTACGTGGCGGTGGCGCTGCTGGTAGGCATCATGACGCTCTTCTCGATGACGAAGATCTGGGCGGAGGCGTTCTGGAAATCGCCAGAAGAAGAAGAGGAGGGTGAGCCGCCCGTGAAGGCTGATCGCACGCCGATGGGGATGCTGGCGCCGATCGCCTCGCTGGCGGCGATCACGGTGGCGATCGGGCTGGCGGCGCAGCCGGTGTTCGAGTTTTCCTTGCTTGCGGCCGGGCAGCTGCTGAACCCGGAGGTGTACGTGGGGGCGGTGCTGGGCGAGGCGTTCGTGACGCCGGCCCGGGGGGTGGAGCCGTGA